The DNA sequence TTCACCAATGGCAACCCAGACCATTGTAGCATATAAAGGCATATTAAGAACATAAAACAGGATAAAGCCAACAACTATTGCATTTACTATTATGGGAGGAAGAGGTACCAGATAAGGCTTTTTAATTTTATAAGAAAGTATGGCTGCAACAAGTGTGGCCAGACTGCCAAAAATTATATCATATATACCATTACCTCCTATTATATTGGATATAATACATCCTATAAATAATCCTGGTATTGCTGCAGGTGTAAAA is a window from the Clostridiaceae bacterium genome containing:
- a CDS encoding QueT transporter family protein, with the protein product MVFKNDNLTGLTKSLRFIIEASVIAALYAALTILFAPISYGMLQVRISEALTVLPFFTPAAIPGLFIGCIISNIIGGNGIYDIIFGSLATLVAAILSYKIKKPYLVPLPPIIVNAIVVGFILFYVLNMPLYATMVWVAIGETIACYGLGYPLIKQLEKYKDKIFITKF